The bacterium genome has a segment encoding these proteins:
- the hisF gene encoding imidazole glycerol phosphate synthase subunit HisF — MLAKRIIPCLDVDKGRVVKGVNFVNIRDAGDPVEAAALYDQEGADELVFLDITASYEDRNIMIDVVQRTAEVAFMPLTVGGGIRTLDDIEALLRAGADRVSMNTAAVNRPAFVKEAAERFGSQCIVVAIDAKKHRTESGFKTEGMGDLIVGYQAQECWKVYINGGRTQTNIDALQWAKKVEELGAGEILLTSMDKDGTKNGYDLELTKAISDLVNIPIIASGGAGKLEHFFEVLTLGGADAALAASLFHYRELPIPQVKQYLNSKGVVVRI; from the coding sequence ATGTTAGCCAAAAGAATTATTCCCTGCCTTGATGTAGATAAAGGTCGGGTAGTCAAAGGTGTAAATTTTGTTAATATCCGTGATGCTGGTGACCCGGTGGAAGCGGCAGCGTTGTATGACCAGGAAGGGGCAGATGAATTAGTTTTTTTAGATATTACTGCCTCTTATGAAGATAGAAATATTATGATTGATGTTGTTCAAAGGACAGCAGAAGTCGCCTTTATGCCACTTACCGTCGGTGGTGGAATAAGGACTCTTGATGATATTGAGGCTTTATTGAGGGCAGGTGCGGATAGGGTATCGATGAATACAGCCGCGGTGAATAGACCCGCCTTTGTCAAAGAAGCCGCCGAGCGTTTTGGTAGTCAGTGTATCGTTGTCGCTATTGATGCTAAAAAACATCGCACCGAATCAGGATTTAAAACCGAAGGTATGGGCGACCTGATTGTTGGCTATCAGGCTCAAGAATGCTGGAAGGTATATATTAATGGTGGACGAACCCAGACAAATATTGACGCCCTGCAATGGGCAAAAAAAGTAGAAGAATTGGGCGCCGGCGAAATTTTATTAACCAGTATGGATAAAGATGGCACTAAAAATGGCTATGACCTTGAGTTGACAAAGGCTATCTCAGATTTAGTTAATATCCCAATCATTGCCTCAGGCGGGGCTGGTAAATTAGAGCATTTCTTTGAAGTATTAACCTTAGGTGGGGCAGATGCCGCCTTAGCCGCTTCCCTCTTTCACTACCGTGAGTTACCTATTCCTCAGGTTAAACAATACCTCAATTCTAAAGGAGTCGTGGTAAGAATTTAA